The Agrobacterium vitis genome has a segment encoding these proteins:
- a CDS encoding O-linked N-acetylglucosamine transferase, SPINDLY family protein — protein MATLELVLSAYQSGDLAEALALADATQETDPDRMADLDFLTGGIRLKQGDRAGAAKAFLEVAQSASAKANDCLVLAIDLLFSESQFEPLAGLVNLVAKRLADHQTAVFKVVTALSTLGRLGEAHAIIGGLDCEKRPHLNLLITFIATSRDKDALYAILLANAARYPNNAFLLSALFLRAQERCDFAVTDHFATRLREPGFGERLAAFELGWARIVRTDDEGEAAKPFFGALEVMRHRAQAAEPLSRRAIRPQGRIRIAYFSSDFRLHATMTLFQDALMRHDRSRFEIILLCYSPAGSEVYQSAWPEQMRSEVVRVRDLSSEAIIEWIRQNEVDILVDLHGHTARARLDVVDRCDAPIKATYLGFPGAVVGVDLDYAITDPVVTPDSSKPYYHEKLCRLPDTYQANSISGRTWQQRANREAVGLPPGRFVFGSFNASQKIDRQTIRIWSKVLEHVPGAVLAVSCARPVVAGNLRVAFAQQGIDAGRLIFFDNCRHAEFLARMSATDLVLDTFIYNGHTTTSDALWAGVPVLTKKGKAFAGRVSESLLKAVGLPELVAQDEDDFIARAVDLVEHPDRLEALRARLRTQILTAPLFDAERFTRHLERGYEMMAERARAGLQPDHIDVPALPTRKEPFFTPQEAGHGNV, from the coding sequence GTGGCCACCCTGGAACTGGTACTTTCGGCCTATCAAAGCGGCGATCTGGCCGAAGCGCTGGCGCTGGCCGATGCGACGCAGGAAACAGACCCGGACCGGATGGCCGATCTGGATTTCCTCACCGGCGGCATCCGGTTGAAGCAAGGCGACAGGGCCGGGGCGGCCAAGGCTTTTCTGGAAGTGGCACAAAGCGCATCGGCCAAGGCGAATGATTGTCTGGTGCTGGCCATTGATCTGTTGTTTTCCGAGAGCCAGTTCGAGCCGCTTGCCGGGCTTGTCAATCTCGTTGCAAAACGGCTTGCCGATCATCAGACAGCGGTGTTCAAGGTCGTGACTGCCTTGTCCACGCTTGGGCGGCTCGGCGAGGCCCATGCGATTATCGGCGGCCTGGATTGCGAAAAGCGTCCACATCTCAATCTTCTCATTACTTTCATTGCGACCTCGAGGGACAAGGACGCATTGTATGCCATTCTGCTGGCCAATGCTGCGCGCTACCCCAACAATGCTTTCCTGCTCTCTGCGCTGTTTTTACGCGCCCAGGAGCGTTGCGACTTCGCTGTGACGGATCATTTCGCGACACGATTGCGGGAGCCGGGTTTTGGGGAGCGTCTGGCGGCTTTCGAGTTGGGCTGGGCGAGGATCGTGCGCACCGATGATGAAGGCGAGGCAGCAAAGCCGTTTTTTGGAGCGCTTGAAGTCATGCGTCACCGTGCGCAGGCGGCAGAACCTCTATCGCGCCGGGCGATCCGCCCGCAGGGCCGGATTCGTATCGCCTATTTTTCCAGTGATTTTCGCCTTCATGCAACGATGACGCTGTTTCAGGACGCGCTGATGCGGCATGACCGTTCGCGGTTCGAAATTATCCTGCTGTGCTATTCTCCCGCTGGTTCTGAGGTCTATCAATCGGCCTGGCCGGAGCAAATGCGCAGCGAAGTCGTCCGGGTTCGCGATCTGTCCAGCGAGGCGATTATCGAGTGGATCCGCCAGAATGAGGTGGATATATTGGTGGATCTGCACGGACATACGGCGCGGGCAAGGCTCGATGTCGTTGACCGTTGCGATGCGCCGATCAAAGCCACCTATCTGGGATTTCCCGGCGCGGTGGTTGGGGTCGATCTGGACTATGCGATCACCGATCCTGTTGTCACGCCCGATAGTAGCAAGCCCTATTATCACGAAAAGCTCTGCAGGTTGCCGGACACCTATCAGGCCAACAGCATATCCGGTCGGACCTGGCAGCAGAGGGCAAACCGCGAGGCGGTGGGGCTGCCACCTGGCCGGTTCGTTTTCGGCTCCTTCAATGCGTCGCAGAAGATTGACCGTCAGACGATCCGTATCTGGTCGAAGGTGCTGGAGCATGTGCCAGGGGCTGTCCTTGCGGTCAGCTGCGCGCGACCGGTCGTTGCCGGCAATCTGCGCGTCGCCTTCGCCCAGCAGGGCATTGATGCCGGGCGATTGATCTTCTTCGATAACTGCCGACATGCGGAGTTTCTGGCCCGCATGTCGGCAACCGATCTGGTGCTCGACACCTTTATCTACAACGGCCACACCACCACATCCGATGCGTTGTGGGCAGGAGTGCCTGTCCTGACGAAGAAAGGCAAGGCATTCGCGGGCCGCGTCTCCGAAAGCCTGCTGAAGGCCGTCGGCCTGCCGGAACTGGTGGCGCAGGATGAGGATGATTTCATCGCCCGCGCCGTTGATCTTGTCGAGCATCCAGACCGGCTGGAGGCGCTTCGGGCTCGTCTGCGCACCCAGATTTTAACGGCGCCGCTGTTTGATGCCGAGCGATTCACCCGTCATCTGGAACGTGGTTATGAGATGATGGCGGAGCGGGCGCGGGCGGGTCTTCAACCCGATCATATTGATGTTCCGGCCTTGCCTACGCGCAAGGAGCCGTTTTTCACGCCGCAAGAGGCGGGCCATGGCAACGTTTGA
- a CDS encoding O-linked N-acetylglucosamine transferase, SPINDLY family protein, whose protein sequence is MATFEEAVKAYQAGDFDAALGAAHAVIAKKAPNHAMAKALVGNILLKRGDKPAAATAFAQAASANRAEAPAFLKLAATLFLQAGQADEARRIGLEAGLLNRADPAFVLVMAQTLLAPWDNAARQAVSQLIPYLDRGSGPAMFFAASFYRANWQLPELKALLDEARDTVPDDVAIEGLRFASAHDLVDLTTIARHQALMAAPDAPYAQAVLQVEQALSRLLWCEDESVQAKPVREHLALAQSFAARPPRRKIGRRIMEKSEQPLHIGYLSSDFHAHATMTLFLDSLLAHDRRRFRITLFCHTAKNYSADQQAMPQQLRQELVSLRDLSDEAAAAEIDRQQVDILVDLKGHTPGARLGIVNLSSAPIKATYLGFPGPVSGVDLDYAITDPVVTPDSAEAFYREKFCRLPECYQANSAASRPQPKPTRRVDHGLPEQAFIFASFNGVQKITPQTLALWARVLRAAPDSLLWTLCPDAFARSNLEAAFAAEGIDPARILFADKQDYGDHVHRLPLADLALDTFPYNGHTTTSDMLWSGLPVLTKRGHCFAARVSESLLKAVGLGELVAEDEEVFVSLAVRLAQQPEEIAALKSHLAASRHTAPLFNTLRFTRHLERAYELMAERARAGLAPARIDVPALPG, encoded by the coding sequence ATGGCAACGTTTGAGGAGGCGGTCAAGGCTTATCAGGCCGGGGATTTCGATGCGGCGCTGGGTGCGGCGCACGCCGTGATTGCTAAAAAAGCGCCCAACCATGCGATGGCGAAGGCCCTCGTCGGTAATATCCTGCTGAAGCGCGGCGACAAGCCAGCTGCCGCCACCGCATTTGCCCAGGCGGCAAGCGCCAATCGTGCCGAGGCCCCTGCCTTTTTGAAGCTGGCGGCGACACTGTTTCTCCAGGCCGGACAGGCGGATGAGGCGCGTCGGATCGGGTTGGAGGCGGGCCTTCTCAATCGTGCCGATCCGGCCTTCGTGCTGGTCATGGCGCAGACCCTGCTGGCCCCCTGGGACAATGCTGCCCGTCAGGCCGTGTCGCAACTGATCCCTTATCTTGACCGGGGGAGTGGCCCGGCAATGTTTTTTGCCGCCAGTTTCTACCGCGCCAATTGGCAATTGCCGGAGCTGAAAGCGCTGCTGGATGAGGCCCGTGATACGGTGCCTGACGATGTCGCCATCGAAGGACTGCGCTTTGCCAGCGCCCACGACCTAGTCGATCTCACCACCATTGCCCGCCATCAGGCGTTGATGGCCGCCCCGGACGCGCCTTATGCCCAGGCCGTTTTGCAGGTTGAGCAAGCACTGTCGCGCCTGCTCTGGTGCGAAGACGAGAGTGTGCAGGCCAAGCCCGTGCGCGAGCATCTGGCCCTGGCGCAAAGCTTTGCCGCCCGCCCGCCGCGGCGGAAAATCGGCCGCCGGATAATGGAAAAGAGCGAACAACCCCTGCATATCGGCTATCTCTCCAGCGATTTTCACGCCCATGCAACCATGACACTGTTTCTCGACAGCCTGCTGGCCCATGATCGCCGCCGGTTCCGGATCACGCTGTTCTGCCACACCGCAAAGAATTACAGCGCCGATCAGCAGGCCATGCCGCAACAATTGCGCCAGGAGCTTGTCAGCCTGCGCGATCTTTCCGACGAGGCCGCCGCCGCCGAAATCGACCGCCAGCAGGTGGATATTCTGGTCGATCTGAAAGGCCATACGCCGGGTGCCCGGCTCGGCATCGTCAACCTGTCGTCCGCGCCGATTAAAGCCACCTATCTTGGTTTTCCCGGCCCGGTGTCGGGTGTCGATCTGGATTATGCCATAACCGATCCCGTGGTGACGCCTGACAGTGCCGAGGCTTTCTACCGGGAAAAATTCTGCCGCCTGCCGGAGTGCTATCAGGCCAACAGCGCCGCCAGCCGCCCACAACCAAAGCCGACCCGGCGCGTTGATCACGGATTGCCGGAGCAGGCTTTCATCTTTGCATCGTTCAACGGCGTCCAAAAGATCACGCCGCAGACGCTGGCCTTGTGGGCCAGGGTTTTGCGGGCAGCCCCCGACAGCCTGCTGTGGACGCTATGCCCTGATGCCTTTGCAAGATCCAATCTTGAAGCGGCGTTTGCGGCTGAGGGCATTGATCCGGCTCGTATCCTGTTTGCCGACAAGCAGGATTATGGCGACCACGTTCACCGGCTGCCGTTGGCCGATCTGGCGCTCGATACCTTTCCCTATAACGGTCACACCACGACGTCAGACATGCTCTGGAGCGGATTGCCGGTCTTGACCAAGCGGGGGCATTGCTTTGCCGCTCGCGTATCGGAAAGCCTGTTAAAGGCTGTCGGTCTTGGCGAGTTGGTGGCTGAGGATGAGGAAGTTTTTGTCAGTCTGGCGGTGCGCCTTGCCCAGCAACCGGAAGAGATCGCCGCACTGAAAAGCCATCTTGCTGCCAGCCGCCATACCGCGCCGCTGTTTAACACGCTTCGCTTTACCCGGCATTTGGAGCGGGCTTATGAGCTGATGGCGGAGCGCGCCCGTGCTGGCCTTGCGCCCGCCCGGATCGATGTTCCGGCCCTGCCGGGGTAA